AATATCAAGCTTCATTAGAGacctttttctgtgtgttgacTCGAGCAGAGGTGGCTGTTGTAGCCATCGACCCGTCCACTTTCAGCTTTCAGGGATCTTTGGAGCTTTGACTCTCTGGGTGCAGGACTCCGGCTTGCCCCCTTTAAGCCTGTGTTCATTAGGGTCACTGCTGGGAGAGACTGGAGTGGGGAATGTTTGCTCAGCGCAGCTCATTGTTAAATGAACGAGTGTGGAAAACATTATAGGTGGCTAACTGACCTCAAGCATGCATGATGGATTTaggatgatgatgttttaatgCTGGGGTTTTCTGGTGGCATTTAGAGTGTGTTGCACAGATAGGATTTAAATGTAGACAGAGGGAGCGGGGGCTTTATTTGTATGTATGATGGCTCAAATGATCATTTCAGTACGACTGTAGATTCACACACTGCATGCATACCTGCACCCATcaaaagcagcatgttttcCAGCTTTTAGGAAGAGTTACGTTAATGTAACAACAAATTACTGTATCTGTACTGCATTGTATCATGCAGTTTATAGTGATAACAGAAGCAGATTATGCACTCAAAATTTGCTGTTTAAATTAGCAATTTTTTGACACAATGGGTCCTTGATATTAGATAGCAATATGTGAAAGGAGGCTTCTAATTTTTAGTCTGTGACTGTTGATTTTGCTTCCTAAAATGATTGCTGGCACTGAAAGATTAATTTAGCTGTACTTGCTGGCTAACTGACATTAAGTTTGTGAGTTGACTGAAAACTCTACACAGGCCAAACCTTCACTATAACCTGGACTTTCTgataaaaatggaagaaataatTGGAAAATGAAAGGAGGAACCATATGAAGAGAGTACAAGGGTGGCACAGCCAAATTAAATGATTCGTCATTGTCCCAACAACCAGTTTGAATTTATGAGTAACCACTTCCTCAATTTTCTACTGATTAAGCATGTTGTGTCTTGTGGAGGAGGCAAAGATGATTAAGGTTTTCTCCTATAAATCAGGTCAAGCTTTAGTCAGCAGGCCAGTCAGTACCAACGACTTCCTGGATCTCAGACAATACTGCCCTCAacacacagtgtctgtgtgatgCTGACTGCATTTGTTGCACGgattatgttgatttttttttcttcataaaatCAATTCAGAAGCAGGAAACTGAATTTTCTTTGCCTGTGCACCAATCAGTAGAGGTCAGATCTGTGCTCTGTCTGTCATGGATCCACCTAAACCCACTGAATtcatgtgctgtgttgtgtaGTCCATCAAACATCTAAATATGGACCACCTATTTTAGGCCTACAGGCAGGTCATCATTGAGAACAGTCAGCGCCaatagttttactttttctacATAATTATAGTAACTGCAGTGTCAAAACACTCATTTGAGGCACCATGATGTTGTTTGTGCCAGTAAAACTAAAGTTTAAATCCACTTCTCTGCCCTCTCTTTGTTTGGCTTTTGGTtacacacagagcagaccagaTCTTTGACTCATCTCTAAAGTGAATAAACTAACTCTAACgtggtttatttttctgtgctcACATCTGCTACAGTACCCGCATGCAGTCTCTCCAGGTCGACTCAGTCCAGCGCTGGATGGAGGACCTCCGCCACATGACGGAGGtagagtgtatgtgtgtcctcCAGGCCAAACCCATCGGAGTGGAGGAGGACGCCCAGCAGGGAGAGCTGATTGTGGCGTCTGGGGTTGGCGCAGGGGACCACGTGGCCAGGAACAACCTTCAGACCCTCCTGCGGCGTGCGCTGGTCGTCAGCACGGAGCTCGGCAAGATGTTCCAGAGACTGGAGAAAGGACGCTGGCAGCGGGTCCACAGCACCGCCGTGAGGGCGAACTGCCACGTGCGCTCGCTGGTGCACGAGTACAGCGCCGCCCGAAGCACACCACCTGACATGCAGAAGGTGACAGTGGATTTCCCACAACTTCCTCGGTGCATCAAAGTTACAAAGTAGAAAGTAGAGAGCTACAAAGGAAAAtatgtgctgatttttttttccccactcggACTTTCCAACCAGCCAAGTTTCCAACACTGTGAAACAGTCTAACAATACAAACTGCAAAAGTCACGAAGTGGCTGATGTTATTAtgtaaacttttattttattctatgcCCACTTAAAAACCTACTTTAGATTGGCACTTTCATGCAGTGAGTTGTAGTaatatttcactttcaaacacataaatgtttttcttaaagaCTTTGATTTTGTTCCTTCTAGTTTTAGTggtcagttattatttttacacaacagaacagagagaaatattgtttcatgttgtttcatAGGGCTGGTCGGATATGAAACTGCTAAATTACAGATGTACTTTTTGattcaaaagaagaagaatgttgctttttttaagAGCATAAATTATCAAAATGTCTGACGTGGAATTATCTGCCACTAACGTGTGATAACATGCAGCTGCTCATCATAAAATGTTGTGCTGCTCAAGACGCTGAGGATTTAGTTTACAAACATAACGTGTATTAAAACTGAAAGTAGATAATTAAGCTCTGGAGAGTTTTctggtaaaacaaaacaaacaaaaaaatccccacaTATTATTTCTCATCCCTTTGACAGCTGCTTGTTTTGcttctctgtgtgcttttatcTCAAcgtgtttcctcttttctttttgtttcagtatGAGAAATCTCTGCTGGAAAAGTGCATGGAGCTGACCAATATTACAGAAAGGTAAAGCTCTGTCGATAACAGATCATCACACAGAAACGTAGGTAAAAGTAGGTTCGTGTGTAACGCGGTCCAACCTGTTCCTTCATCCACAGGTGTCTTCACACAGACGATAAGTTCTTCCTGAAGTCAATGAGGGACGCCATCCATGAGATTCTTACAGACGTCAGCGATTCCTTCAGCAACATGATCGACATGGCTTTGGCCAATGAGATCAGGGTATGCAACTGAATTATAACAGCTCAGTGTATCCACACAGTGTcttccctctgtgtttctgtttgagcCCCTCCACATGCACCCAATGCAACACAGGCCATCAAGGCTGATTTTTGACTCTTGTGTGCACTTTGGCCCCATTTTTCTGTGTGGATAATAAGGGTGACTATCATCTGATGGAAATGTAAACATGCAGGACAAGACTACATCATCTGAAATTAATATGATATTATTTAGGAATactataaattataaattaccTCCCAAAGTGTTGCACACAGTTCGGctccactgaaaacaacagacttttttttgttatttataacTTTGTCACAACAATAATTCAAAAGATGCTATAATTACAGAAAAGTCCTACAAGTTGtgtcttcaaaaaaaaaaaaaaaaaaaaaatcactgaaacacCATTCAACACGTGAATGGCTTCTCTTGGCCATTGCAGGTCCTTATCAAACAGATCGACTCATCGGACAACGTTCACACCATCAGCAGTGCCATCAGCAACCTGCTgtccctcacccaggatgggcCTCAGCTCTGCAGCATCATTGCCAAGGTACTGTGGATGTACTGGACAATCGTTACACCTCCTTGGTCATCTGGGTAGATACCCGTTTAACTggagatgcaaacacacactgcaatgtATCTGTCTGAGATGAGTCCATCTTCACTGATGCATTTGATCCTGCAAAAACCTGTGAGGTCAGACATCCTGTCGTCAGCAGCATGATGCATTATGTTCTTAGAAGTGATGTGATTTTCTCACGGGTCTCCCAACCAGGCTTTGGCAGCTACATCTGATTTTACATCTCCACCCCTCACTTTGTTCTAGACACACCCCTGTCATGATCGGCAGCTCCACCTTTTGCTCATCATCCTGACCTGCAGCTATCTCTTTATACATGCCTCTTAAAAGCTCTTTCCCTGTGAGATAAGACAAGACAGACCAGACAGCAAATCTCAATTGGACATTAGTTAAACAGCTGCTTCCAGGATGCTCTTGATAAGACTCTTCCTGATGGCTCGCATGCACAgagaataacacacacacacacacacatctccttTGCTCCCAGATTGTCAGATCAATACTGTCAGCTCCCATTAGCAGTGAGCACTAATCGCAAATGCAAGTTGCTCAGGCGTTTTTTTACCTTTCAATCCACTGCACCTTCCATAGCTGCTGCTGCGCTGCTGGACGAGCCCTCAGAGACGTGTCTGATGGAAACCTGTCTGTCAATGGCTGCTAATGAATACCCAATACAAAACATCCTCCACCTGTTATGTGAATTAATTAGCTAGCACCAACCTGTCTtccacattctctctctctcacacacacaccctttacAGTAATGTGCATCTGCTGGCGCTTATCTTCACTCATTATCATTTTTCACAGCCTGCTGGTTTTACTCATGCACTTGATCTGAGTAAATGCAGTTAGCCGCTTAAATATTTTTGTGGGAACCTGCCATTTTCACCTTTTCCAACtctttgctgttgctgttaatAGCGAGTGATTTGCCTTGTAGGGAGAGGAGAAACGAGGAACATTAAATGAGGTGGACAGCATGATGAATAGAGATGAATCACTGCCACGATTCTAAAAatgttgggatgctgtgtagAAAATAAATCGGCAGACAACATGATACCCCGAAAAAGCAAATCAGcctctctgtttcagttttttaagGGAACCTGATTGAAAAAATCCTCCTGGAGTTCTGAGTCTGTATTAGGGCCACACGACATGAAAATCTCACTTTACACAAGACAACGAGGGTTTGAGCGCAGGGCCTGACCCGTCTGTTGGGACTTTATAGCCATGTAACGTTTAAATGACTAACATGTTGTAATATGATGTGGCACGTTTAATTTAAGTCAAATGTTCACACtggtttttgttctgttttggtctccaccaactcctgagggaaatatcttttaattttagctgtaaaacagctgcttgctgctgGAAACACTACTGAGAGCTGTGAACTGAACCTAAGTGACTCCTTTCACTTCCCAGTGGTAACATGATCACTTGTTAATATGAACATATTGATTATGGCAGCTTCATATAAACTGtaataaattagatttaaacCAATTATGGCAAGGGAGTGAGAGAATCTGGTACTTTAtactttaaaaacatacatttaattAGCTTGCAGATGAGttgaatatttgaattttaTAAAACATATTCAGTGCTTTACACTCATGTGCCTGGTAATGTATGTATAGTACACGCTATTACTGCTGTCACACCTTAAAAAAATTTTTCTGCTCTTGAGAATCAGACTCTGACCAATCACATCATCGCAATCGATTTGTCATGACTGAATGGACTGCATCCATCCGGTATACCAATCAGGTCAGAGCAAACAACGTTCAAACACCACACATATATTTGCCTTTAATTTGATGACCCACTCATGAtgatgaagcaaacaaaaaaatgttttgcatctTCATCCACAAAACCTTTTAAAAGCAGATCAAAATAAGCTTCACGCTCTTTTCCTCAGGGTGATGGGGTTACAGTATAGATTAACACATTCATGTCGCCAGGGACTTTAgattctgatttttgttttttaatccgGGAGGAGACAGAAGCACCAACAAACCCAGTGAGGACATGTAAACGCCACacagaaaagaccaaaacttTCATATGAGTTGACTGTGTTTAACACTGAGGCATGTGTCACCTCACAAATCAGGCAGCAGCTGGGTTATTAGAGAGCGACTGTGTCCCACTGTTGACTTACTGCCGTGATGGATACTGATCTGAACGTGTCCATGTTGGCAGGCTCCTCGTGTGTGTTTCCTTGCTCTTCTGACACTGGAGACTTCAGACTGCAGGGTGTGACAGCATGACGTGGCAATAAGTCAGGCCTGGAGAGAGGCAGCTTGTCGTCAAAGTTACACGATTAGAGAGATTaaaagtacagtacagcagagaCAGATGCTCAAGTGACCTTCTCATTCATATTTCAATGAAAATGAGGTGTTTTTCTTATTCTAATGAGcaacgtttttgttttgtttacaaatCAAGAAGCAAACCCCCTGCAACCTCTGGTGTTAGCAAGTAGAAGAGACCAAGAGCTCAGAGTTCAGTTTAGATAACTATGAGACGGAAGGAAATTACACGCTGCGTAGGCCTGTTTGTGTAAACACACGGATAGGAGCCGTTTTTAGACGAGAAGTCAAGTttcacatgatgatgatgttagtGCAGCAAGTACCAAAATGGGTGATGAGTGTGAGAACAAACGCATTCTGTGGGCTTCGTTGAAGGAATGAGAATGAAGTCAGTGGAAACAATAAAAGTGCAAGTTGTTTGACGGAGAAGAGAAAGCAGCAAGTCAAACGATCTGTGAaaaggaagagcaggaggaaatCTGTAAACATGgagcaaacagagagacatTTCCATTAAAAACTGATTACTGTCTAAATAAAAGTACCAGGTAGTCAGATTGGAGGCTTTTCCCCCCGATTCATTTCTCTTTTAGGGTCAATTAATAAAGCATAGATACAAGTGTCACCGGTTTATTCAATTAGGGGACCAAAACAATTGAGTCAATTGGTTCGTGAAACAGAGACAGTGTTATAATGgccatgtttttcttcagtcCTTCTTCAAATATAGTCAGACTGAATTCTGTTTGAGTGCTGTTTGAACGGGTACAGATggaaaactgtttttgcaccAGCATGTGGAACTTCAGTGCGCGTTGTAGGTTGTGCTTCTGGAAATCTTTGATATTCATGAGCAGGATTTAGTTAAAAAGAAAGGTCACAAAATAAtgatcatttaaaatcaaagagCTCAGTCTCAGAAGTCCATTAAACCATTCAAAGATTCTCCACTGACTTGTTTGTGAAAGCTGAGGCAACATTTGCgtcacagaaaaacaatagGATCAACAGCCTCTTCATCAGTACCCAAACACGGCTTAAATCAGCCAGCGAGCCTCTTTGGAGTTTCAAAAGGTTTACTGAAAACAGTTCTTCCGGGTATGGCGGAACAATATTGCGTTGGCAGCTAACAGGGAAGAGCGGTCAGGCTGGAGGGCAGGATGATTATTCACTCCAAGCCCCTGCTGCACGGCCTTTTCAGAGTATGAGGCATGCCAGCCCTGTATAATGGCCTTATTAGGATAATGATGGTAGTTACAGGCTTCATCTTCCTCCAGGTAATTTTGTCTATCCGCAAGCTGAATAAAATTCAATACCTGcaagtgttttctgtcagaggGCTGCTTTAGTGTAGACGAGGAGCCAATACAGgagctatttttgtttgtttacaccaAGCATAAGCCAACAGAAAAATGCTCAGTTATTATGGTTGGCAAATCATCtttttctgctcagtgttttccattcatgaaatgtgtgtattttggctgtttttctctgacatGATAGATTGTGTGAGCTATTTGATAGGTTCAGTGTTTGGCAGACTTGCTGACTAAAGCTGGCCAAATCCATTGGTCATTTTGGGTCTCATGGACTCTTTAAAACCAGCATGCTGCTATTGCCTTAGACCTGCGAGACCTACTGGCTCTCACAAGCACAGTCTAGCAAGAAGCAATTTAATCTGTCATTTTGCACAATCATGTGTACTTCAAGATGCGCCGACTCTGATGTACTGTGCATAATTTGGTGGTATGAAACCTAATGTCAGGCCTGTGAACGTCTCAAAAGAGCTGCACTCTCACTGAAGAAGTTGTTTTCTAAGTCTTAACCACCTTTTTGTCCTGCATTAACTTACGATGTGGAAAAACCCACGGAGAATTAACTGCAccaaacaagacaaataaacaaaaatcctCATATGAAAACTCATACTCATACTTCTCATTATGTGGGTTTTACTGGACATCTTAATGAAAAAACTCTGAAACTATGGACTCAGTTTGATGCaacatgcagcagtttttatttcaatatTATATGAATATTAAAGACTCCAGACTCAAAAACATAATCCGTGccaacattttgtttcttgtaaaacatatttgctgttgccAGGTTAGTTGTATAATTtctcagacagagacagggttGCATATTAATACACTTAAGTCAAGACATTTGAACTtggtgttttttaaaaaatgcctcaggtttctgttctgtttccttcttCTGGGCATATAAACTTTAAGCATGACCAGCTCGTTTCCAGGACGTATCGAGCTGAGTGAACAGCCACAAATACAgatgaaggaaaacacaacaaccaaAAGGCAAATGAGTGTGTGGCGTATGAGTTCACCCTCAGGCTAAATGCAGTTTAACAGTCATGGTGTGACTATCAGCAGGACAGGAGTAACACGTCCTGGAGAAACACGGTTGAATCTTGTATCTTGCTGTAGCTTTGAACCATGTGTGTACTGCAgagtttgtaatgttttgtttttactttgttttaattgtttttagtAGATTGTGCAAAGTGAATGCatagaattaaaaaataaaaaataaaacccgaataaaacaaaagaacaggTCAGCGGAGGCAAAGCACATGTTCAAACACAGTATGGGAGGATTTACTTTATGTTAAGGGTTACTTCCTCAGTTTTAACTGGAAAAGCAGCATCAGCTTATTGCAGAACattaagacacacacagtggactCCTACTGTTGCAGGGACTGAACCTTTAACTTTACCTTTCAGTTCTGCATGAGTGCATCTTTATGTGACTGGAGACCTTCGCTGAGCAATAAACATCAAATGACTTTGTCTTCCTCCACAGGAAGGAGCTGTGGTGGCCCTGTTTAAGATCTGCAGGCAGGACCGCTTCAGAGACCTCTACGCTCACGCCCTGAGGACTGTGGCCTCCATCTGCTGCGTGGAGGAGGGCATCAACCAGCTGGACCAGGTGaatctctccttcacacacacacacacacacagagccagtgGTATAAAGTACCTGCGTACATTTACTCAAGCGCtgcacttaagtacagttttgaggtacttgtcCTTTACTTTCCAGTTTCTGCTACCTTTAAAACACTACAGTTTAGAGGGAGTTAGTTAAATAGTTACTTTTTGGATTCAGGtttaaaaaagagaaggagaaagagcgCATGAGCTCTGATATAGATTTTCTTGTCATGGAAAGTTGCCGTGTGGATGTGTACgacagacagaggaacaggTGACATTAATCTCCAGTGAGTACAGTACTTCCAGTAAAACGCGTCGACACCCTCGGGTCCAGACTCACTGTGTTTACACTGATCAGCTGAGGTTGTAGCTCAGACAGGCGCTTGTTCCTCTTCccagcagcacagtgtggtCTCTCTACTGTTGTACACATTCAGCCATGCTCTCACATCCAGTGTTATGACTGGGAGGATAGTTTATTTTCCCAGGTGAACATGAGCCAACAGTGGCAGCAAGAGgaggttttcagtgtgtgaaacaaaCTCAGAAGGAACAACACTTAAAAAGATGAAGCTGTGGATTTCTAAATAGTGAAAACTTGAAAATTGTCCCCTCTGGGCCACTGTGAAAACATGGCACACTCACCACATATTTAACCagttatttatttgtcctttaaacataatttaaaatagGACTAGAGTGTCTGTTTGCACACAGGTGAGCCGCCCtcctgtgctgtgattggctaGTGCTTGTTGCCTTGACACCTGTTTGCGTATGGATGCTAACTGTGAGTGGAAGTCTCTCCCAGCTGTGAGCATGAGTGTAGATGTTAGCAGCTGGGAAAAGTTTATGGGTGAAGTTGAGGTGGATGAGTGGGTCAAACACACCAGGAGACCAGGCTTTAAGTCCTACCCGAAGCCAAAAGCTGGGGTTTATTCATAATTATGAGTTGACTCATTAGCTTCagttttttgctttctttcagtttatAGTTGGAATTTGGTTGTGTTTATGTACAAAGTCTACTTGGTTAGGACACCACATTGGTTTCAATTCAAAATATATTGGTTTACTTACCACTTAAACATGGTATTAATTACTGGAATGAAGACAACATTTTGTAACGGGCCTGTCGGTTACTGGTCGTTTTTCCTGTACTGGAGAGGATACAGGTGTTGCAGGTGATTTCGCCCTGTGCTGGCAGACCGGATTGGAAAAGGCAGAGCGGAAACATGTGCCACTCTTAACAGTAACagagtttttatttgtgtcttgtAATGAATAATTGATGTAACATGCAGCACCTCTGTTGGATTGTTACTTTTTATGGGGAATTTTTGACTGCAGTGGTCGAGTTCTCCAGCTTTCTATTTACTTGATTAAATTTTCATGAATGAGTTCACCAAGTTCAGTTATGTCAGGGCAGGCGAACTGCCATCAATTTTCGCTGTATAATTTTAGGACAGGACACAGTGAGAAAATGAGCATGCTAGGGTGTATAGGTTAAgtatgtgttatttttttcctgatgaCTGGATTGTGCAgtacatacacaaaaatatgaCTCATGACTTATAGTGAGTCTCTGTGGTTTGCAGAGATGAGATCATTATATGGGACCTCCTGACCGCCGAGCTGACAGGTCAAACAATTCGGACCTGAATGACTtcttattgtgtttgtgtgtatgtgaaggaAAGGtgaaacagggagagagaaagctaATGATACAtccttctttgtttctctttgtttgttctCTATTGAGAATTcaaccaaaataaacaacagacgCACCTGTGTCAAGCAAGCGTTTACAGAAAGACAAATATAACTCGATTCCGGTGAATAATGATGCCACAAGTGGTGTCTGTGTGGGGACGGCGTGATCCATCCAAGTGTGAAAACTCTTTAACGGGAACTAAAGTCTGCCCCAGATTAGCAGCCTCATCCCGGGGGGAGAGGCTGTCAGGCAAGTCTACGCTACCAACCGCGCACCAACGATCGCTCAGGCTTGAGAAACACAACTGTCACCGTCGAAGGGTGATGGAGAAAAAGGGTCGGCATGCATCTGCACTGCTCATTGGTGGATGTACTATATACCTCCCAGCTTCATCCCTGACTGGAACGTTATAGAGGATAGTGAATGGGAAGAATACTGATGATGAACACAGCTGCtcaaggaaagaaaagtgtggAGGGCTGACGACTGCAGTATTGTGTCAGACTGGAAGTAAAGAGTTTGCCTCACGATcacattttttgtgtaaaaaaaagcCCACAAAAATGCTCAGTGAAAATAAAGGACATTGATTTTCTGGAACATCCATGCATGTTGAAGCTACGCACCCTTACAGTCTGCCATGGTGCAAGTTGGTCTTTACAATTTGGGCAGGGCTTCTGGGTCCAGTCATTTCAGGATGCCACATTTTAAGTAAGGCAGGATTTAGGGTTTTAAAAACTGTACACACTGTTTAATAACATATTACTCCTGCCTCATAGTGTCGACCGTGAAGTGACGTATTAAATTTGGTGTGAGTTTGGGATTCTGCACTTCTGTTCCTGAAACAGAAGAGGACCACAACTGAATGTATTTTCTGTGGTCAACAGGCTATAATACTCGATGGTATCAAGGAAAAAATGTACAATGAGCAGGCCATGTAAACTTTGTTATTACtcttaaaaatgcagaaaagttATTTGGTGTTGACCCTGAAGATAAACTAAATAAGATATATCTGGTGTACGGAAAATGACGTTTAGGGAATATCCTATTttatgaaggaggaggaggaggaggaggaggaggtggtgcgTAGGGACGGGAGGGGGGGTAACAGAGGAGGGACGGAAAATGAACGGGGGTGTGGAGAGTGGATTGTTCCACGTCAGTGGGTCGCACCGGCGCAGCGCTGCTGACGtccacagagacaaaaatagGGAATTGCCCTGTGAAGCTCAGCGCACTGATGCTCGTCGGCAGATAAGACTGACAGGTGTGGCTGGCTGAGAGCAGTGCCTCAACTCTGGATGTCTCTAAACTTTTGTTTACAGGAATGTCAGCTTACAGAGcccaaaaaacatttaatctcTTTGAGCAATAATGATGAGAACCATAAGGACTGTGATTGAAACCACCAGGACAAAACTCAAGTGTCCGTCAACACTGTGTAAACCTCAAGCCTGCACATCATGGCTATGCATTTTAATTGATACTATGGATGATTTACAGAGTGTGTGCTGATTTTCAGCACTAACACTTTTGCAAGATTTGATAAGAACAACTGCTGCCAGATGAGGAGTAACAATCAACAGCTGTAATAAAGTTTGTATGAGCTGTGCAATACTGCCCCCAAGTGGATGAAGATCTGTTCTACATCATTTTTCCCAAAGCCTATGTACTATAATagcagatcacacacacacacacacacacacacacacaaagatgggATAAGTGACCTTATGCCCATGAGTAAACTTCAGTAAGCCAAGATTTCCTGCACTTTTATAACTCTGAGCTCCTCTCCAAACCTGACGATGCTCACACTCTGGGTCGATGCCAGCCACATAAACAACAGTTTGTCAGTGGTAAATTCACCCTGGAGGTGGCCATTAAACAGAGTGGTGCGTTTTAATTGTGATGACTTCATGGGCAGAGCTGCAAGGTCCAGCCGACACCATGAAAACTTAACTGTCTGGTTGGCCTgtgatgctgcagatgttttgtcaACCCTGCATATCTGCAAACAGATCCGACTAAAAGTGATTCTACCTCTATGACTGGGCATTAGAAAAGGAAGTCGCCCATAGTTGTTTTTGGCAATATGGAAATCCAGATGTCACATTTGCTTAATTTCAGCATCGTTATTATTTAATCCCCCCCCCGAAGAAGGTGGAAAACCAAACCCACTCTGCAGATCAAGCCAATAAGAAATACTAAATCCTCTTAACTCTGAAGTGTGCTGCATGTTGTCTGATGTGTAGGTGGATGGGATCTTGTGCCTGGCGGACATCTTGACCGATGAGAGCAGCGTGGAAGCAGCCAGGGCCGAAGCAGCGGCGGTCGTGGCTCAGATCACCTCACCTCACCACACGTCCACTCAGCACCTCGCCAGCTTCCTGGAGAGCATGCACGACATCGTCACCGCGCTCATCAGTGAGTGGACGTGATGCTGGCCTCGGACTTAATGAAGGCCTGACCACAGCTCCTTTAGACACACGTGATTTGTTCAGGggttgaaaaacaaacaaacaaaacaaaccactaGTGAGTTTTAATTGAGCAACATGCCAAGGTATGTGCTACCaaaaggagggaagaaggaGATTACAAACTTGTAAACATGGATGCAATCAATGTTGAAtttcaaaaacttcaaaaatcagctttgcaaatgttttaagaagaagaagaaaatacactCAAGGACTCAAGTATCCTCACTTAAGGATACAGACACCAATTTTCGATAATAACAATGAAGTTAATTTTGTT
This is a stretch of genomic DNA from Scatophagus argus isolate fScaArg1 chromosome 7, fScaArg1.pri, whole genome shotgun sequence. It encodes these proteins:
- the LOC124062430 gene encoding protein inscuteable homolog codes for the protein MAADRMATPQSSSRQSSSLSSSPMSTRMQSLQVDSVQRWMEDLRHMTEVECMCVLQAKPIGVEEDAQQGELIVASGVGAGDHVARNNLQTLLRRALVVSTELGKMFQRLEKGRWQRVHSTAVRANCHVRSLVHEYSAARSTPPDMQKYEKSLLEKCMELTNITERCLHTDDKFFLKSMRDAIHEILTDVSDSFSNMIDMALANEIRVLIKQIDSSDNVHTISSAISNLLSLTQDGPQLCSIIAKEGAVVALFKICRQDRFRDLYAHALRTVASICCVEEGINQLDQVDGILCLADILTDESSVEAARAEAAAVVAQITSPHHTSTQHLASFLESMHDIVTALIKLCESASCGEVFLLASAALANITFFDSMACEILLQLNAIQILLQACRDRQRVDTPYSKDQVVTILANLSVLEQCASEVLQEQGIERLLLLLGEKPSSPSPSEGAACERVQQKAAVTLARLSRDNDVAQTAIQLKAVPRLIELCRSPTERNNSDSVLVACLAALRRLAAGCPDSIEAADHQQLIKPRLVDSFLLCSNMEESFV